In Natronococcus occultus SP4, the following proteins share a genomic window:
- a CDS encoding IS4 family transposase, with product MERHLTNFLPSEALEDHADAVGVVERDRKLQIPPLVWSFAFGLRRRRSRTLASFRRSYNSTADKTLSAGGFYQRLTPTLTEYLRDLVEYGLDEVAVPHTVSEEFNRFRDVMIADGTVLRLHELLSEEYEGRREEQAEARLHLLHNVTEQTIDRFSVTDEKRHDSTQFETGSWLEGRLAIFDLTYFKYRRFALIDENDGYFVSRLKRSSNPVVTDEFREWRGRAIPLEGKKIFDVVDDLCRKYIDVEVEIEFDRREYAGTQSRDTKRFRVVGVRNEDADDYHLYITNLSREEFLPEDLATIYRCRWEVELLFRELKTQYRLDEFDTTKKHVVEILLYAALLSLVVSRELLSLVIEHADDDLVFPPERWAATFRSHAQLILYRLSGYLGYSPPPLLDRLIADAQKIHKQRPVLQEQLATAIKPAAEA from the coding sequence GTGGAACGCCATCTCACTAACTTCCTTCCATCTGAAGCGCTCGAAGACCACGCCGATGCCGTCGGCGTGGTCGAGCGCGATCGGAAGCTGCAGATTCCACCGCTCGTCTGGTCATTTGCGTTCGGCTTGCGCCGCCGGCGAAGCCGAACGCTCGCCAGCTTCAGACGGAGCTACAACTCGACTGCAGACAAGACATTGTCCGCAGGAGGCTTCTATCAGCGATTGACGCCGACTCTCACAGAGTACCTCCGCGACCTCGTCGAGTACGGGCTCGACGAGGTTGCTGTCCCTCACACCGTCTCAGAGGAGTTCAACCGATTCAGAGACGTGATGATCGCAGATGGAACGGTTCTCCGGCTCCATGAGTTGCTTTCTGAGGAGTACGAAGGTCGCCGTGAGGAGCAGGCTGAAGCACGGCTCCACCTGCTCCACAACGTCACTGAGCAGACGATCGACCGGTTCAGCGTCACAGATGAGAAAAGACACGACAGCACGCAGTTCGAGACAGGATCGTGGCTCGAAGGTCGGCTAGCGATCTTCGATCTGACCTATTTCAAGTACCGGCGGTTCGCGTTGATCGACGAGAACGACGGCTACTTCGTGAGTCGACTGAAACGCAGCTCTAACCCGGTTGTAACCGACGAATTTCGGGAATGGCGCGGCCGCGCCATTCCCTTGGAGGGGAAGAAAATTTTCGACGTCGTGGACGATCTCTGTCGCAAGTACATTGACGTCGAAGTTGAGATCGAGTTTGACCGGAGAGAGTACGCGGGCACGCAGTCACGTGATACGAAACGGTTCCGCGTCGTCGGCGTCCGCAACGAGGACGCCGACGACTACCATTTGTACATCACGAATCTCTCGCGCGAAGAGTTCCTGCCGGAGGACCTAGCGACGATCTACCGGTGCCGGTGGGAAGTAGAACTGCTGTTTCGGGAGCTGAAGACGCAGTACAGACTGGATGAGTTCGATACAACGAAGAAGCACGTCGTAGAGATTCTGCTGTACGCAGCGCTGTTGTCCTTGGTTGTGAGCCGTGAGTTGCTTAGTCTGGTCATCGAACACGCAGATGATGATCTCGTGTTTCCGCCGGAACGCTGGGCGGCGACCTTCCGGTCGCACGCCCAGCTCATTCTCTACCGGTTGAGTGGCTACCTTGGGTATTCTCCACCGCCACTGCTTGATCGGCTGATCGCCGACGCACAGAAGATCCACAAACAACGGCCGGTTCTCCAGGAACAACTCGCTACCGCCATCAAACCGGCAGCTGAGGCTTAG
- a CDS encoding helix-turn-helix domain-containing protein, whose protein sequence is MRPDATQPGGASGPERETDEFNTWLALQKATDEQRANLLADIVGHPREAPSVRELDYMNPPLEEDAIRRHLRILQAAGVLEELVVEPGERVRGYPYKFYTLTDDARDLFDRNDLFPREAWQRQYDRVRKTAEIREIEAMPRPGDD, encoded by the coding sequence ATGCGCCCGGACGCAACGCAGCCTGGTGGTGCAAGTGGGCCGGAACGAGAGACGGATGAATTCAACACGTGGTTGGCCCTGCAGAAAGCCACCGACGAGCAGCGTGCGAATCTGCTCGCCGATATCGTCGGTCATCCCAGAGAAGCTCCGAGTGTAAGAGAACTCGACTACATGAACCCCCCTCTAGAGGAAGACGCGATTCGCCGTCATCTCCGTATCCTGCAGGCCGCGGGCGTGCTCGAGGAGTTGGTCGTCGAGCCCGGCGAACGCGTCCGTGGCTACCCGTACAAGTTTTATACGCTCACCGACGATGCCCGTGACCTGTTCGACCGAAACGACCTGTTTCCGAGGGAGGCGTGGCAGCGACAGTACGATCGCGTCCGGAAAACGGCCGAGATTCGAGAGATCGAGGCGATGCCACGTCCGGGCGACGACTGA
- a CDS encoding MFS transporter, which yields MTRARLFASLCGLVFLVNLARIVFAPLLDVFIAEFGIGEATAGLIVTLAWIGSASPRLPTGWILTKVPRHYVVLVSGLVLAGSSALAATATTVEHLMVGAFLMGIASGIYFVSANPLLSELYPTRIGRIIGIHGAASQVAAVIAAPFVALTLLVDWRLSLWAIAVGAAAITIYTWFAARDAELPTAGEADRDFVAGALSEWKLIVTALAIVGAASFVWQGLFNFYELYMQSKGLSDWMAGMMLTIIFAAGVPAFFFGGDLADRFPHVPYLLGIVGAFAGSLFVLTRVEGLLGLIVLSTVIGLVIHALFPAIDTYLLDTLPDSTRGSAYAVFSSSWMLMQALGSSAVGSLVEAGFAYDTVFASGALVLGATVVVLIVLERAGLLPG from the coding sequence GTGACTCGCGCCCGACTGTTCGCCTCGCTTTGCGGACTCGTCTTCCTGGTCAACCTCGCCAGGATCGTCTTCGCGCCGCTGCTTGACGTCTTCATCGCCGAGTTCGGGATCGGCGAGGCGACCGCCGGCCTCATCGTGACCCTCGCCTGGATCGGCAGCGCCTCGCCGCGGCTTCCGACCGGGTGGATCCTCACGAAGGTCCCTCGCCACTACGTCGTCCTCGTGTCGGGGCTTGTCCTCGCGGGCTCCTCGGCGCTCGCCGCGACCGCGACGACGGTCGAGCACCTCATGGTCGGGGCCTTCCTCATGGGGATCGCCTCCGGGATCTACTTCGTCTCGGCGAACCCGCTGTTGAGCGAGCTCTACCCGACCCGCATCGGTCGGATCATCGGCATCCACGGCGCGGCCAGCCAGGTCGCCGCGGTGATCGCCGCACCGTTCGTCGCGCTCACGCTGCTGGTCGACTGGCGGCTCTCGCTGTGGGCGATCGCGGTCGGCGCGGCGGCGATCACGATCTACACGTGGTTCGCGGCGAGAGACGCCGAACTCCCGACCGCTGGGGAAGCCGATCGGGACTTCGTCGCCGGCGCGCTCTCGGAGTGGAAGCTGATCGTGACCGCGCTGGCGATCGTCGGCGCGGCGTCGTTCGTCTGGCAGGGACTGTTCAACTTCTACGAGCTGTACATGCAGTCGAAGGGGCTCTCGGACTGGATGGCAGGGATGATGCTGACGATCATCTTCGCCGCGGGCGTCCCCGCCTTCTTCTTCGGGGGCGACCTGGCCGACAGGTTCCCCCACGTCCCGTACCTGCTCGGAATCGTCGGCGCGTTCGCCGGCAGCCTCTTCGTGCTGACGCGGGTGGAGGGGCTGCTCGGACTGATCGTCCTCTCGACCGTCATCGGGCTCGTCATCCACGCTCTCTTCCCCGCGATCGACACCTACCTCCTCGATACGCTACCGGACTCGACGCGGGGCAGCGCCTACGCCGTCTTCAGCTCCTCGTGGATGCTGATGCAGGCGCTTGGCTCGTCGGCCGTCGGCTCGCTCGTCGAGGCCGGGTTCGCGTACGACACCGTATTCGCCAGCGGCGCACTCGTGCTTGGCGCGACGGTCGTCGTCCTGATCGTCCTCGAGCGGGCGGGGCTGTTGCCCGGATAG
- a CDS encoding glycosyltransferase: MTTVSIITPVYDDFPGLRETVDSLATLSTSVDWEHTVVDNGSTDGTRERAKRYVPDRLGGTVLCEDGIQSSYAARNAGVRHSDGDVLAFIDADMTVSEGWLEDSLDAFRVAEADYMGCAVELTLPDDPSLAARYDHHSGFPVGHYLEHQRFAPTCCLFVRREVFADVGLFDHRLTSGGDKEFGNRVAEAGYDLHFAPEVTMFHPVRDTLGALVRKDLRIGRGLCQLQRYHPARYGRPGVPPRPSGVKQPDPDLDARERRAFRVLETALTGVRGVGYYREYLAGDRTSGSGGIPDLED; the protein is encoded by the coding sequence ATGACGACCGTCTCGATCATCACGCCCGTCTACGACGACTTCCCGGGGCTCCGCGAGACGGTCGACTCGCTCGCGACCCTCTCGACGAGCGTCGACTGGGAGCACACGGTCGTCGACAACGGCTCGACCGACGGCACCCGCGAGCGCGCCAAGCGCTACGTTCCGGACCGACTCGGCGGCACCGTCCTGTGCGAGGACGGAATCCAGTCCTCCTACGCCGCCCGTAATGCCGGCGTGCGACACAGCGACGGCGACGTCCTCGCGTTCATCGACGCGGACATGACCGTATCCGAGGGGTGGCTCGAGGACTCCCTCGACGCCTTCCGGGTCGCGGAGGCCGACTACATGGGCTGTGCCGTCGAGCTCACGCTTCCCGACGATCCCTCGCTCGCGGCCCGCTACGACCACCACTCCGGGTTTCCGGTCGGTCACTACCTCGAACACCAGCGCTTCGCGCCGACCTGCTGTCTGTTCGTTCGCCGCGAGGTCTTCGCCGATGTCGGGCTCTTCGATCATCGGCTCACCTCCGGGGGTGACAAGGAGTTCGGCAACCGGGTCGCCGAGGCGGGGTACGACCTCCATTTCGCGCCCGAGGTCACGATGTTTCACCCCGTCCGGGACACGCTCGGCGCGCTCGTCCGGAAGGACCTCCGCATCGGCCGGGGGCTCTGCCAGCTCCAGCGGTACCACCCCGCCCGGTACGGCCGACCCGGCGTTCCGCCCCGTCCCTCCGGCGTCAAACAGCCAGACCCAGACCTCGACGCCCGAGAGCGACGCGCCTTTCGCGTCCTCGAGACCGCGCTCACCGGCGTTCGCGGCGTCGGCTACTACCGAGAGTACCTCGCGGGCGACCGCACGAGCGGGTCGGGCGGGATCCCCGACCTCGAGGACTGA
- a CDS encoding glycosyltransferase family 2 protein, whose amino-acid sequence MGATQMAAVSIVIPTYNRASVVGRAIDSALAQTCDDLEVIVVDDGSTDGTAAVLESYGDDRLVVLETGANSGANAARNRGIERASGEFVSFLDSDDELAPTHLERVLEAFRTGSDRVGGVYTSYRKRRDGEVYDLIRARNRVTLADLGRGNPIGSFSATTFRADVFDAVGPLDEELPAVQDYEFYLRVLASSAFDEIRGVPEVLLDRHTDGERIGTDPRRKVAGYRRVLERHGEHVDRRRRAEFAANVAIIYAENGQRKPAAAYLKGALAIDPGNVRYHCYYWAASISCGALLAVLGAKSRLAVVANRLEGYRFRFSGRDRSPGKSSFR is encoded by the coding sequence GTGGGGGCAACGCAGATGGCCGCGGTCAGCATCGTTATTCCGACGTACAACCGCGCCTCGGTCGTCGGCCGGGCGATCGACAGCGCGCTCGCACAGACCTGCGACGACCTCGAGGTGATCGTGGTCGACGACGGTTCGACCGACGGAACCGCCGCGGTTCTGGAGTCGTACGGCGACGACCGGCTGGTGGTCCTCGAGACGGGCGCGAACAGCGGGGCGAACGCGGCCCGAAACCGCGGGATCGAACGCGCGAGCGGCGAGTTCGTCTCCTTTCTGGACTCGGACGACGAGCTGGCGCCGACCCACCTCGAGCGCGTCCTCGAGGCGTTCCGAACGGGATCGGACCGCGTCGGCGGCGTCTACACCTCCTACCGGAAGCGACGGGACGGAGAGGTCTACGACCTGATCCGCGCCCGGAACCGGGTGACGCTCGCCGATCTCGGCCGGGGAAACCCGATCGGGAGCTTCTCGGCGACGACGTTCCGGGCGGACGTCTTCGACGCTGTCGGCCCCCTCGACGAGGAGCTGCCCGCAGTACAGGACTACGAGTTCTACCTCCGCGTGCTCGCGTCGTCGGCGTTCGACGAGATCCGCGGCGTACCCGAGGTCCTCCTCGATCGACACACCGACGGCGAGCGGATCGGAACCGACCCCCGACGGAAGGTCGCGGGGTACCGCCGGGTCCTCGAGCGCCACGGCGAGCACGTCGATCGGCGACGACGGGCCGAGTTCGCGGCCAACGTCGCGATCATCTACGCGGAGAACGGCCAGCGGAAGCCGGCGGCCGCCTACCTCAAGGGCGCGCTGGCGATCGATCCCGGGAACGTTCGCTACCACTGCTACTACTGGGCGGCGAGTATCAGCTGCGGAGCGTTGCTGGCCGTCCTCGGCGCGAAGAGCCGGCTCGCGGTGGTGGCGAACCGACTCGAGGGCTACCGCTTCAGGTTCTCGGGTCGTGACCGCTCGCCCGGAAAGAGCAGTTTCCGGTGA
- a CDS encoding RNA-guided endonuclease InsQ/TnpB family protein, translated as MDDAPRRTIPIKLDVSEERRGDLHQTKSQFLHCANRTSEWAWRYDDYCVTSKSKAENSLYDELREETDLTANLVQKGIRRAIEAVDAGVEKLQQGEQTSQPEFDSWSVVYDKRSASFNDDHATLSTPNGRVTTEYVLPPEDEREDTPFGRYYESDDWDASSATLQYDEQDDTFYLHVTLKNPDYTVDRTERQEASHDDDGAENGVVLGVDLNVTGAFAVTSTGKFIGSADYLTHKRDQYEKRRARLQQTGTRSAHLTIQSIGSRFSDWSLDWLHNRANDLIAEAQATDVDGIIFENLDHIRENIANESKFQQWTYAKFVELVEYKVESTALFVDTVNPAYTSQRCSHCGFTHEDNRDDKEFACQDCGYEVNADYNAAKNIAKRYCGYIHRGQKSRGGWATSQLALESGTLNVNGEYTPSALRG; from the coding sequence ATGGACGACGCGCCACGACGCACTATTCCAATCAAGCTCGACGTGTCCGAAGAGCGTCGTGGCGACCTCCATCAAACCAAAAGCCAATTCCTGCACTGCGCCAACCGCACCAGCGAGTGGGCGTGGCGCTACGACGACTACTGTGTCACCAGCAAGAGCAAAGCCGAAAATTCCCTGTACGACGAGTTGCGTGAGGAAACCGACCTCACCGCCAACCTCGTCCAGAAAGGCATCCGCCGCGCCATCGAAGCCGTCGATGCAGGCGTCGAAAAACTGCAGCAAGGCGAACAGACGAGTCAACCAGAGTTTGACTCGTGGAGCGTCGTCTACGACAAACGGTCTGCGTCGTTCAACGATGATCACGCCACGCTGTCCACGCCGAACGGCAGAGTCACCACTGAGTACGTCCTCCCACCCGAGGACGAACGCGAAGACACGCCGTTCGGCAGGTATTACGAGAGTGACGACTGGGATGCGTCGAGCGCCACGCTCCAGTATGACGAGCAGGATGACACGTTCTACCTGCACGTCACGCTGAAGAACCCCGACTACACGGTTGACAGAACGGAACGCCAAGAAGCCAGTCACGACGATGATGGTGCCGAGAACGGAGTGGTTCTCGGTGTTGACCTGAACGTGACTGGCGCGTTCGCCGTCACCTCCACGGGAAAGTTCATCGGCAGTGCGGACTACCTCACCCACAAACGCGACCAGTACGAGAAACGCCGTGCCCGCCTGCAACAGACGGGTACACGGTCCGCTCACCTCACGATTCAGTCCATCGGCAGTCGGTTCTCGGATTGGTCGCTGGACTGGCTCCACAACCGCGCCAACGACCTCATTGCGGAAGCCCAAGCCACGGATGTAGACGGCATTATTTTTGAAAACCTTGACCACATCCGCGAGAACATTGCGAACGAGTCGAAGTTCCAGCAGTGGACGTATGCGAAGTTCGTGGAACTCGTGGAGTACAAGGTTGAATCCACGGCGTTGTTCGTGGATACGGTGAATCCTGCGTACACGAGTCAGCGGTGTTCGCACTGTGGGTTTACCCACGAGGACAACCGCGACGACAAAGAGTTCGCGTGTCAGGACTGTGGGTATGAGGTGAACGCGGATTACAACGCGGCGAAGAACATTGCGAAACGATACTGCGGGTATATCCATCGCGGGCAGAAGTCTCGCGGTGGATGGGCCACCAGTCAACTGGCCCTCGAGTCAGGGACGTTGAACGTGAACGGCGAGTACACGCCTTCCGCCTTGCGCGGATAG